The DNA region TCCCGCTTTTTCAAATACGGACAATATTTGAGCGTCTTCCCAACTGGGTAAAGCGAAACTCCCAATTCCCGAAAGCAAAGAATGGCGTTTCCTTCCATGTTGTCCTTGCTGCAACTTTTCTCTGCCTTTTGCAAGTGCTTCAAGTTGCTTGTCTGTTGCTTGTCTTTTTGCCATTTTTTGAATTTTTAGTTAATGATTAAATTGATTGTGATTATTATTTTAAAGTGATAAATGTTAGTTGCTGTGGCTTTGCAGGGGCTTTGACTTTTGGTAAAGATTTCAGTTTTCCAAGTCCTTCAAGTGTATTTTTATGGCAACCGCTTACCTGCTGGGGTTTCTTTCCAATTTTCAGAATGCCGTTAATGAAGTTTTGGAATGGCGGAATAAATATGTATGCAGCTACCACTACGGCACCGGCAGCCAACATAGGATGCTCTTTTGCTTTATCAATCAGATTATCAAAAAATCCTTTTTTGTCGTCAGGATTGTCGCCTGCTCCGCCATTGCTGTTGTCGTTTGCATCTTCTTCTTTACTTATATTTTCAAGCTCTTTCGCATCGTCAGAGGAAATATCTATGTCTTTGTTGTTTACTTTTTCATCAATTGCATCAGCTTCTTTTTTGCTCAAAAGTCCGTTGTCTTTAAGAAGTTTTACAACTGCTGTAATCAATGGTAAAGCTGCAATTACAGGTGCTGCTTCCGGTCCTGAAAGGTTTATAACATCGCCTAATCTTGCTTTTTTGCTTGTCAGAATATTCCTTTTCAGAGAAACTTTACTACCGCCTGCTCTGTCTGCAAAGAGTTTTTCAAGCTGTGCAACAAATTTTTTGGATTTATTGTATTTGTCTTCGGTTATTCCTGCTGCTTTTACCTGTTCGGGTGTGGCATATCCCCATTTTGCCTTTTCTGCGAGATTAAAAAGATTGATTTTCATTACAAGCAAAAAGCTGTTTCGCATTGCTATTAAAGCAGGGTTCAGCTTTTTGAATGTCTTTGTGCCTTGTTTTAATGAAACTCCGACTTTTCTGAAAAAGCCCTTTGCTTTTTTTCGTTCAGCTTTGTTTTTTTCTTTATTCTGCTTGCGTTCTGCTTTTCTTTCTGCTTTTACTTTTTTTCGTTTGCTCTTGTCGCCTAATTCGCCAAGTCCGTCAAATTCATAAACATTATCATAATCTACTATGCCGTCCAAACCATCATCATCGGAACCAAGCAAATCATCTTCCGAAACTCCATTAATTTTGTTCAGCTTTGCTTCATTTAAAGCAAGCACTCTCAATGCTTCATCTCTTTTCGGTGTCCAGAAATGTTTGATTGCATACTCAAGCATGTCAAGAAAACCGGGAGTGTAATCAATGTCAGGGCTGATTAAATCAGGATGCTGTTTTAAAATATCTCTTGTTGCTACCAGGTGCCTGTAAACTTCATGTTCGTTTCCTTCCGTAATTTTTCCCAAGCCCAAAAGCCCTTCAACTGTTTCATCGTTTACTTCGATGTTTTCTGTGCTGTCGCTATTATCGGCGTTCTCTGAATTGTCGTTTTCGTTTCCTTCTGTGGTTTCGGTATAGTCAGTATTTTCTGATGTTTCTGCGGTTTCGCTGCTTTCTGTATCGGTCGGAATTTCTGCATTATTGTTGTCTGTGCTATAATCCTCATTGTATTGAGTTTCATCAGGTATGTTGCTGTCCTGTATTTCCGCTTCGTTTTCCTGCTCGATTTGCTGTGAAACAATAACAGGGTTATGTTTTAACAGGGCTTTCTTGTTTGCTTTTTTAGCAAGCACTACGCCTGTTTTTCTGAAAAATCCTTTTGCAATTTTTTTGTTTGCTTTTTTTATTTTTTTTGCTGCTTTCTTCGGATTTTTCTTTGTTGCTGCCTTTTTTATTTTCTTTTCAGCTTTCTGTTTTTTCCTTATTTCCTTTCTTTGCTTCTTTGGTGTTTTCGTTCTTCCAAGTCCGTCAAAGTCGTAAACATCATCTCCGTCAATTACTCCGTCCAAGTCATCAAATCCCGATAGCGAATCGTCATCATCAATGCCGAGAAGGGTTTCTTCTTCAATTCCTGCCTGCTGATTATGGGATGCTTCATTCCACGCAAGGTGCTTAAATGCTTCTTCTCTGCTTGGCGACCAGAAATGCCTTATTGCATAATCAAGCATTTCAAGAAATGCCGGTTCATAGTCAATTTTGCTGATTATTCCGGGATTGGCTTTTATTATTTCTCTTGTTTTTAAGAGATGATTATAAACGGCTTGTTCTGTTGTGTTGTCAGTGGCTCCCAAGCCCTCAATCAAATCAGTTAAATCGCTTGCAACTCCGTGCAACCCGATTATAGGTATTCCGAGTGATGTCATAGTAAAATCTTTTTTTTCTGAAAATGGTTTTTCGTAATTGAACTGGCTCACAACACAATCAATAGTGTAGTATCCGCCTGAATTGTCAGGCACAATAGGGTAAACATGCTGAAAGTATTGTTTGCCGTCATATTTGGTAATTCTTATTACAAATGGAATATTGAGGTTATAAAGGATTGTGCAGATAAATATGGTCATGCAGTCGCAGTCGCCACCTTTGTATCTGTCCGCCCAAAGCATCGCAGGTCGCCTTAGTTGTTCTTCTCCTTCTTTGTCGAGTTTGTATTGAATATGGCTGTAAACAAAATTCCAGATGTTGTTACAGGTTTCTTTGAGTGTCGGTGCTTTTAGTGTTGGTGCGAGTTTCGCTGTGTCGTAATGATATTCTTTTATGTAGTCAGCCATCAGATGAACTGTTTCATCAATACTGCCGTTCTTTTTTAAAACCGTTCTTGCAAAATCAGGAACCGGAATTAATCCGTTAAATTCCATTCCTGAAAAAATCTTTCGGGGACCAACCGCTACCAAACCGATATTTTTAAATATTTCCTGCATCAGCTTACTTTTATTGGTTGAATACTGGTTACAGGAATACCATTTGCATAAAGGGAGTATTCGAGTTTTAAATTATATCCTTTCAGAATTTGCTCGCCCTCTATTAAGTTGGTCGCCATTTTGCTCAGGTTAATTCCGAGCTGCAGAAGTGAAACTTTAAATGTTACGTCTTTAAGTACAGCTTCGCTTAGTTTATTTATTTTAGTAGTGTTGCTCTTTATGGTATTACTGCCAAGCAACTTATTGCCATCGAAAAGTTTCACATAAGGTTGTGTTATGGTTACGCTGTTTTTTGTGGGATTTTGAAGACGCAGGTCGGTTTTAATTGTTAATCCGTCTTTCCATGTGAAGTTTAATTTTAAATTTTCCGGCTGAACCTGTACTTTGTCTCCGACATTAGCTGTGGAAAGCATGTTTTTGATTACAGCGGCTCCTCCGAAAATTATTACAAGCGGTATAATTGGTATCGGCATATTTGTATTCTTTTCTTTTTTGTTTTTTTGAAAAAAGTTGCGAATACAAATATTTGTTCAGCGGTTAATCACGCATGAACACAAATGAACACATTTCAGAAAAATGAACACTTATGCTAAAAAAATGAACAGATATGACTGGAAATTGAACAGAAATGTTTAGATTTTTTTGAATATTTGACTATTTGGGAAAGAAAAAAATATTGTATCTTTACAGACAAAGGTAAAAAAATATAATTTTTTAAATTAGTTGATTCTTTACTAAAGACATGGAAGACATTTGGACAATTGATAAATTAAAATTATTTCTTCTTTTTTTTATTCCTGGTTTTATAGCCATGAAAATATATCAATTAATTATTTCATCTGAAAAGACAAATTTTTCAGAAGCAATTTTTGAGGCAATAGGTTTCAGTTGTATCAATTTTGTTCTATTTTCATGGGTACTTATACCAATTCATAGAAATAATTTTTATGAAGAATATACTTTATGGTATTATATTTTAATGTTTCTTATCCTTTTTGTTACTCCTGTATTATTAAGTATTTTGTTTATTTGCTTAACTAAACTTAAATTTTTCAAAAAACATACTATTAATCTTGTAAAAAGTTCATGGGACTTTTTATTTCAACAAAAAGAGGATTATTGGGTTGTTGTACATTTAAAAGATGGAAGGAAAATCGGAGGTCGTTATGGCTCTAAATCATTTGCCTCGTCATATCCTAGAAAAGAAACAATTTATATAGAAGAATTATGGAAAATGGAAAATAACAAATTTTTGAAAAGAGTTGATAAAACAAAAGGAATAATAATACTTGGAGATGAAATTTTATGTATAGAATTTTTTAAATAATTAAATAATTAAACTTATGTGTAAAGACAAAAATGAACAATCGCAAAATCAATCTGAACCAAAAACTGGACAGGGTGATGTTATCAAGGGGCAAGTAAATGAAAACTTGTATAATAAAAAGCCACTTAACGAGGGGTATCAACCAGTTAGGGATACAATAGACCCTTCAACTCCTCCCACTGATTCGGGTGTTCCCGATAAAAAAAGTGATGAGTAAATAATCATTATAAAAATCTTATAATTAAAACTATGCTTGACAAATTCATCAAAGAAAAAGTGGAATTAATTTCTTATTCCCAAGCTGAATTGAGTAATATTGCCACAACAGCTAACCATTTAAGAGAAATAATAAAAAACCAACCTGATTTTAATGAATCTTTTTTGGGTGGTTCATACAAAAGAGCTACAATGGTAAAAGGAGTTAGTGATGTTGATGTTTATTATCAATATACAGGAACTGGTAATCCTCAAACAGCTCTATCAAGATTGAAAACATGTTTAACAAACAGCTACCCTAATTCAGAAATAAGTCAGGATAAACCCTCTATTTTAGTTGATTTTGATAAAATTCCTTTTGAAATAACTCCATACAAGAAAAATGTTTGGGGCAATGGCATTAGTATTCCTGACAGTACTCTTATCAATTGGCAGAGTATTAATTTTGGGGAACTTGAAACAGCAATTACAGCTTTGAGAAATAAAAACCCAAAGTATATTGACCTTATTAAAATTCTAAAGTTGTGGAATAAAAATTATAATCGTGGTCTTAAAAATTTCGAGATTGAAAAGAGAGTATGTAACGGGTTTCTTTATTCTTATTCTACGAGTGCAAGCATTACTGATTGGCTTTGGACATTTTTTCAGAATAATGGATTTAATGCGGACGCTCAAAAGATTCATTCATTAATGCTCATTAATGATGAAGCAACACGGAAAACAGAGTGGTTAAAATTTATAGACAAAAAATAAATGGCAATATATACTCCACAGTATAGTTTATTCAAAATTATAAACAAACTTAGTTCCGTCAGACAAGTTGTTTTTTGGACAATTTTAGGATTGTCAATAATTCCTGTTGCATTTAAGGAATACTTTGATGGCTCTGTACTTATTAATATTATCAATATACTCAACATTGTTGGGATTAGTATGTTTTTCATTTTAGAAATAATCAGTGATTTTATTTTAATTCCACAAGCTGACAATAAAAGAAGAGACGATTTTATTGATAATTCCTTTGGTTCAATTTTTTCTCCGAGCAACTCAATTGGCTATTATGACAATGACGAAATAAGTAA from Bacteroidales bacterium includes:
- a CDS encoding DUF6338 family protein, which gives rise to MEDIWTIDKLKLFLLFFIPGFIAMKIYQLIISSEKTNFSEAIFEAIGFSCINFVLFSWVLIPIHRNNFYEEYTLWYYILMFLILFVTPVLLSILFICLTKLKFFKKHTINLVKSSWDFLFQQKEDYWVVVHLKDGRKIGGRYGSKSFASSYPRKETIYIEELWKMENNKFLKRVDKTKGIIILGDEILCIEFFK